The following DNA comes from Gopherus flavomarginatus isolate rGopFla2 chromosome 5, rGopFla2.mat.asm, whole genome shotgun sequence.
ATACTGAGAGCAATGTATTCTGAGCTGATGAGACAGCAAAACCTAGAGCAACCTGACAAATTTGAAAAACCTGAAACTATCTTATACTGTATATAGACATTTGAGTGTTAAAAGTCATGATCATAAACAGcctgaggcaaagagagagaaCTCCCAGGCTAAGAGGGACAAATTCCAGCTTACATGCAAGAGATGATGCATGTCTAGCTAGAGGCCCACAGTATGACATATGCATGAAATATGAACATTTTGCATCAGTTTGCCACACCAAAGCAGTTAGGAGATTGACTCATATTACAGACAATCAAGAGCCATTGTTTCTGGGACCTATGATGTGTGATGGTATACAGCCTgcctggagaaggaaactgaatattcagggcaAGACTACtgactttaaaattgactcaggagcTGACTTCTCAGTCATCTGTGGTtcaaacagggtttaaaaaaagaactagataaattcatggaggataggttcatatatggctattagccaggataggcaggaatggtgtccctagcctctgtttgccagaagctgggaaacgggtgacagggaatgaatcacttgatgattacctgttctgttcattccctctggggcacctggcattagccactgtcagaagacaggatgctgggctagatggactttggtctgacccagtatggccattcttatgttcttatctcagAAGGGATTTACAATCACTTTCAACCCTCCCCTAGTTTAAGACACCTGAAAGAGCTCTGACTAGTCCTGGGggtattctgaactgcaggtttcaGTTCACCACAGAAATAACATACAAATACAAAAGCTTTACATTCAGAGTGCATGTGATCAAAGGATCAAAGACCACCAGCCTTCTCAGATGCAGTGTGGCCACCCTGATGGGCCTATTGAGACAGGTGGAAGAATTTGGAGGATTTGATGACattggacttttgaaaggagatccagtaTAAATCAACTTAAGAGACAACGTTGAACCATATAGTTTACAAACACCTCTACCAAAGAGACCTTGGGAGAGGCTAGCTGCAGATTTATGCAAAATCAGAGCACATCATTATCAGGTCATACTGGACTATTTTCTCAGGTATATAGAAATACTGTAATTAAAGACATAAGATGTTGCAGTGTTACcgagaaactgaagtgcactttttCTCACTTTGGTCTTCCAGAACAACTAGTGATGGACAATggaccacaattcactgcagcagaatttaagtcaTTCCAAACTAAgtatgattttgatcatattatCAGCGGAGCACTTTACCACCAAGtgaatggagaggctgagagggtTGTATAGATAGCTAATAAAACCCTACAGCAGGAATATCCATTCTGtgctcttctgagttacagatcaacCCCAATAGCAGTAGGATATAGTCCAGCACTGTTCCTGATGGGAAGACAAATCAGAACTGCTGTTCCAACTTTGGAGAAGAATCTATCTCCAACGTCGGCAGACATGAAGAGAGTGGCCAAACCAGATAAAAAGGCTAAAATTGTTTAGAAACACTTTTACAGCCGATGTCGCTCAAAGAACTGCGAGGTCCAGAATATGGTGACCATGTTCATGTCaaattggatggagaaaaaggatggacaACTCTAGCTGTCATGCTGAAAAAGAATTCAGCGCCCAGATCATATGTAATTGAGACTAACAATGGAGTTCAACAGAAACCATCAacatctacagtttgttcctcaAAAAGAACAATCAGCAGAGTAAACTCTGTAGATGGCAGAGGGAGAACAAGAAGACTCCAGGattccagtagggtgaccagatgtccaaattttatagggacagtcccaatttttgggtctttttcttatataggcttctattaccctctaccctctgtcctgatttttcacatttgctgtctggtcaccctagattccAGATTGACCAGAGCCTGTCATTACAACTAGCTGACAGCAAGATGACCTTACATATTCAGGTCATGTAGTTAGAAAACCAGTATGATTCAAAGACACTTAACAGACTGATATGTACTGAACTTCAAAAACCATGTGATAGTGTAAATATTATAAATGGTAGGAATGTGGAACTTAAAGGGGGAGATGTATTATATTGTTCAGCCACCAGGTGGCATTGTATGAAATACCTTATTTAACCTCAGCCATGCCCGGAAGAGCATTCAAGGATCTTATGATGGATGGAATGCATCTGGTGTGTATAAGAAATCTCCTGTGACTAGcccatatctggtacagaagtaCATGGCAGGCCTGATCATCCAAGCCGTCTGCATgtgcaattcccactgaaatcatgaaAGACTTTAAAAACTGGGCCTCAAAATGGTAAACTCCTGGAGAAAGAGACTGTGTTCCCCTGTTTTGAACAGCACTGAGTAGGATGTCCGTACTGTACAAATTATAATGGGGTGTAACTTCATAGCATGCACAATATCCTAGGTTTCAAACATGCTCATGTACAAGCACCTAGAGGCCACAATCAGGAATCAGAGCCGCAGTGTGATAGACACTGTTtacatatataattatatattgaTACAATAAAAATACATGCATCTTACATAAGGTTTATCCGCACTGGTTTGGGGTGTGCTGCATAACTAAATGTGTGACCAGGTCACTTGTGAGTAACAAACTTTCCCAAACTCATTGTGATGAAATTTCCAGAAAGTCTGTCCCATCATGGACATCATGTGCGTACAGCTGCCTCACATTGAGATGTATGTCTCAGAAGATGCACACCAGATCCACCCAGGCACCACTATCTGAGCTGTCCACTCTTCATGTTATGACTTTTACTGCACATCCTTGTGATACattgtcactctgtgtgtgtgcacgtgcatgttTTTCAATAGTATTTACAATAGAACCTCAttgttatgaacaccagagttacaaactgacaggtcaaccacacatctcatttgaatcaaaagtacacaatcaggcagcagcagggacaaaaaaagagaagcaaatacagtacagtactgtgttaaacataaactattaaaaaagcaaagggaaagtttaaaaaaagatttgacaaggtaaggaaactttctgtgcttgtttcatttaaattaaaatggttaaaagcagcattttatttctgcatagttgtttcaaagctgtattaagtcagtgttcagtagtaaacttttgaaagagcaaccataacattttgttccgTTACAAACATTTcggagttatgaacaacctccattcccgaggtatTCGTAACTCTTGAGGTTCTACTATACATAGATGGTCAAGTCAAGGTGTCAGTCTCAGTGTCTTAAGTCAACAGCTGAGGGAAGGGCACTGTGCTAGTCCACAAGTGAACCAGGCAACCCTTGCTGATGGGCCCAGTCTGCAAGTATGTAGCCTACATCTTCTAGCTGGCTGCAGTGCCAAGGGGGCTGTCAAGAGGGCTCCACGTATAGTCATTAGCAACACATCTAATCAGGACACATCTGGAGTGATTGAGTGCCACCCAAAGGTGGGATGACATCACACAAAGGCATGATGAcattgtgatgctggcaggccaTATGCCAACTCTTGCCCAGGCTACCGGCATTCGTTAAGAACTAACAAACTCGTAGCTGGAGTTCAGACCAGTTCATCTGTATGTTAGTTTTCCTCAAAACAGTTGTTAGTctgataagaatgtatttagtgtttagactctgtgAAACGCTTGTAAGcttctgcatgcattaatctcacttgtaatgtcagtattccatgctataagaaaatatgtacattttgctttatacctttgaaaatgtttgttctgaactTGCAAACCCAGGCACAGGAATGGTCCCGCGCCCAGCCAGAAGAACTATCAAAATCTCATGGGCCATCAAGGCACAGCATCTGGTTAATAGCCTTATCACACctgggaaatgctatgtgcaaggaagctgaatgaaggaaataaaacaaaaccacaggAAAACGTTTTGTCTGTCTGCCCACTGACCCAGCTAGCGACCCCTGCAAAGCCGGAAATTGCAGGACTGCCTCCTGGGCGCGTTCTGCCAGACACCTGGCCTTGGCAATCGCTGACACGCTCAGCAGTTCAATGACAACTCGTTTGTGTTGCTCGCTTTGGCCTGTAACAAGCCACCTGCgatgggctgctgcagcagcagctgccggcTCCTAGCGGCCCAGGCTCAGCGCCTGGTCAGAAGGTGAAGAATGAAGTAGAACCAGTCTATCTAGGTGACCTTAGACCACACACTGAGTTACCATGCCCACCTGAAGACAGCAGTTAAGATGTGCAACAATCTTACAGGTTCGTCTTGGGGTGCTTGTGCTCCAACTTTGCAGACGTCAGCTCTTGCCATCTTGTATTCGGTGGTAGAGTACTGCGCACCAGTTTGGTCACACGCAAAACTAGTGGATACACAGTTACATGGCGCCATGCGTATCATCTCCAGCACCCTGTGTCCGACTCCTCCCCCATGGCTcccagttctgagcaatattgcTCCTCCTCATATCAGATGAAAGATTGCCACTGGCTAGTTACTGGAGAACGTACATGCCAACTCAAGCCTGCCACTGCACAGtgacctttttaaaccaccaGGTGCAAGTTTGGTGTCACATCGCCCATTATGGTCTCATCCACCGTGCCAGGATGTTAGGGTCGAAACACTCTGGCAAGAGGAATGGATTGTTTACAATCCCCAACCAGTCCCTCATCGCCGACCCCACAATCTGCCCGCTTGGGTGTGAATTGCCCCATCACCAATGGTCCCTGGTGAACAGGTTCCGGACTGGGCAAGATCTCTGTGCAGCCAATCAGTATGGCTGGGCCGTCATAacagccctttgtgcagctgcGGCACAAGAGAGAGGCCACCGCACATTGTCGATGACTACCCGCTGACTTGGCCTGCATCACTCCACTGAAGATGCGAGGGCTTGGCTGGATGACTCTGCACACGCTAGGTAAATAAAAGCCCCGATACCGGGACTCACAGGTGGGGGCTGAGCCGCAGGTCAGCGTGGTTGGGCAGCAGCGCAAGCGGCAGGGAAGGCCGGGGTCACGGGGTGAGGTCGGAGGTTAGTTATCATGGGAGAATCCCGCCCACGTGGAGCCTCCGCTGCACCGTGAGCAAGGGCGGGGGAAAGATCTGCCCATGCGCAATTGCGCTCAAGCCAGGGGCGGGTACTACGCATGCGCAGATGCCGGTAGCCCGTGGGGGGTGCTAAGACCCGTCCTAGGAAGATAGCACGCATGCGCGGTCCCCCGGGACCAGGTGGGGGCGCGGAAGCGGCGGCTGAGGAGGTGAGTGTCCGCGCGCCGGGTTTCCtttgcccccgccccgccccgccgccaGTCCGCTCTACGTCCGTGGGAGGGGCCTAAGTAGCGTCCATCGCCGCGGCCTCGGCTACCTGCCCGAGCCCCTGCCTGTCTCCGCGTGAGCGCTCGGCCTCGGCCCCGGTCCCGGCCGCAGCACCTGCCCCTGCCTCAGCGCCCTGCGGCCGGGACCGGATCTCGCCCCGCTCGGCCTGGGTAGCCGCGCTGCGTTGGGGGTGCGGGTGGGCGTTCCGGGGGGTGGCAGCGCTGGGGGTGGCAGCGCTCGGGGAGCGGGCGAGTGCGGCTGTGCTGGGGATAGCTGGAGTTGGGGGTAGGTTGCCAAcactccaggattgtcctggagtctccaggaattaaaggattaatctttaattaaagataatattatgtgatgaaacctctaggaattcatccaaccaaagttggcaacccaggGGCCAGCAGCGCTAGggcagttccccagctgtgctgcagggTCAGGGGCAAGCCCTACACAGCAGTCTGGGGAGAAACACCCCCAGTATAGTGTCCTCGGCATTCCCCGGCCTCCCCAAACGTGTCCTGTTAGAGGCTAATCTCCTATTAATTCACCGGCACAGGAGGGCATGTTTCCCACATGGGAAGCAGGTGCCTACTACTGCTGTTTGTTCTCAGTgctcactatgacctgcacaatAGAGAAGATCTTAACAGATGCCAAGACCTTGCTTGAAAGACTGAAAGACCATGATAATGCAGCAGAGTCTCTCATTGATCAGTCTACTGTCCTCCATAAACGGGTGGCAGCCATGAAGGAGATTGGAACGTCACTATCAGAAAAGGTTAGTATAGGAGACACCATTCTTCTATGCAAAAGAGTTATACAAATGTATGTTATCCTTGGTAAAAGCGTCCCTTTGTTTTGCAAGTACCAAGAAGATGCAGCTGATCTGAAGGACATATCTAAATACAAACCTCACATTTTGTTATCGCAAGAAAACACACAGATCAGAGACTTGCAACAGGAAAACAGAGGTTAGTAGTCTAGATCTACATGGGTGCTCTTCACACTTGAATGCCTAGAACCTTTAGAATAGTAAATGATATACCTATAAGCAGCATAACATGAAAGGAATGCAGATTCACCAAAATACCTAGCATCTTGTGCTTAACTGTTTGTGCAGAGGTAAGGCATCACCAACAAATATGACTTTACATTTTACCCAGTAGCTTCTTATAATTCTTAAGTGGTATAACTCAGGGAAAGTCATTAAGATTTGGAACTTTCTTAACCCTATCACTAAGGTCCCAGAAGAAAGAATCCCTTCAGTGAAGTTTCTTGATGGGGTTTTATTGTGAAGAAAGTGTGTTAAAGGTGGGAGCTTAGAAACATGCATTTTGGAAACACCTGTAATGACTTGAGGAACAATGAAAATAAAGGCATCCATCTTCTATGAAAAGGCTATTTCTTCTCTGGAGTCTATTATATTGAATAAAATATTTGCTACATAAATAAAACGTAACGGTCCTGAGGCTAGCAACTTTTCCATCGTAGTGTAATGTATTGGTTTATTTGTCTCTAGATTGTAATTAAATGTGCAATTCTAGGTAGAGGGATATTGGGTTGCTTGAAAACTTTACAGTATgttctttttaaagtaatttaattgAACAGGAAGTGTGGGAGATTTTACACACCTGCTAGGAACTTGCCTTTATTAAGTCTATGTGTATAATGGAAGGTAACCTCATGTAACTAGTGAGGAAGGTGCCCTTCAAGATTGTTGTTTCATGATGATTGTATTGTATGTTGTAGAGTTGTGGATTTCCTTGGAGGAACATCAAGATGCTTTGGAACTTATCATGAGCAAGTACAGGAAGCAGATGTTACATTTAATAATGGGAAGAAAAGATGTGGATGCTGAGCCAGTCCTAAAAGTGCATGAGGCTCACTCTTTGGTAAGTTGGGGAGGGCGGTACTCATGATTTTACCTGTTTCTGGCAAGTGTTGGGAATAAAGTTTGTACTTTAAAAACTCCTGTGCTCTGCCAGTATTGTTTACCTTTATGTTTGCTTTGTATCCTTCCCCACAAACAATTCTGCTCTGAAATATCCTTCCTGATTCCATAAGCCACGGAACCTCCTGCACCTTCCATTACTTCCTATAAACCCTGCAGCAATAACCCAGAGTTCCATTTCAACTTaataaaatctacattttaaaaaggaacaagTAGGACTATTTGTCCTACTTTTAGCTATTGAAAAAGTATTTGGAAGATGTAAAACAGTGTCACTGTGAACTGAGCATAGTATTGTCCTGCTTCAATGTATTTGCAGGAAATTGAGAGTCACGTAGACAGAATCTGTGAGATGGGGGAAGCAATGAGAAAAGCTGTTCAGGTGGATGATGATCAATTCTGTAAAATTCAGGAAAAACTAGCCCAGTTGGAGGTAAGACTTTGCTGTGACTTCGAAGTTGGCTGTGAGATGGGCCTGTTGCCTACTCGTACTCACTAAGGGTAAATCTAGGTCTTGGGATATTGACTGATTCAAAGAGATCTTTTCTACTTCATAGAGGGATATGACCCAGGCTggctttttaaagggaaatccTAACAATCTCTTTAAATTTTGCATACAGTAAGTAAATGTTAGAAAAAACACACCAAATAGCAAACAACTTTAGAAAGACACGTCTTTCTATATTTAATATTTCTGTAGCAGTCAGCAACTAGGATTTTACTTCATAGATGCTGCTGTTTTGTATAGTATGCACTAATCCTGTTCTGAAATGCTTCTTCTATTCATGGAGAGCAGAAAGTAAGAGACAGAGGGATACCCCATCTGTGCTCACTATTTTTGTGTCGGGGgaccaaaataaaacatttaaaagcgGAATAAAGAGCACAGCCACTATGCCTCTCCATTCACCCAAGGTtcttctgtgggggtgggggggcgcggGGTCTGTATGTGTAGAATTAAAAGAATTTAGTTCCCCTCTCTGCCAGTGCAGAGATGTTCCTCACTGTACAATTTCAGTATTTTAGAGCTATATAGTACTGTCATTTAATTATGAATTAGTTCATTTCTGTTTTAGCCAAAATGTCGATTTTGCAGCTTGAAAATAAAGAGCTGCGGGAGCTGTTATCCATCAGCAAAGAAACTATCGAGATGAGACGAGAGGAGCTGCCTGACATTGCATCTCAAGCCACAaaataactctctctctcttcaaacTCTTGACTTTTAAAACTCTATGGAAATCAACCACTGTAcaggaaaacattttattttagttaTGTTTTATTACTTCATGTGTTTCCTGATATCCCTGTCAGATGTCACCCTCTGATGGCAATGGTTTGCATTGCTGCTCAGTCTTAACAGTATACAGCAGCTTAACAATGAGGTATTTATGCAGCTATACTCCTTGGAATTGTTTGTTTCCTCTCATGAAGAATGTTTCTGGATCAGCCCCAATGGGAGACATCTAACTCTGTAGGCAGCAATTCAAATCCACTTTAGCATTCTTACTTCATCGGTGGTTACAGAGCATTTTacaagttgtgattttttttatctaaTAGATATGAGTGAAAGCATTTATTGGAGTAGTTGTCTTGTAAATATTAAACATCAGACATTTAATTTTGCTTTAAATAATTCTCCAAACAGCATTTGGCTGGGTTAACAATATCACTTAGATACAGACCCTCTGCTTTTTATTGTAAACAGACCCAGAGAATGGCAGAGCTGTAGTTTAGCATGTTTTCTAGCTCTTGTGTTGGAAGAAGTTAACACACCCAAAGCCCAGAAAACTAGGTAATGTTTAAAAGGCATCACTCTTAATCCAGAAACGATCAGTTTTTAACTGCAGGCTTTCTATCCTTGTTAGCAAGTATTCAAAAAATTTCTTTTCATGAATTAATACTAAACGTCTCAGTTCCAAGAAGAGTGTAGTTATTACTTCATCCTCTTCTGTGAGTGAGGGTTTTGTTGGACACGGATATAGGCCGTGTGTTTTTGATTGGGAGAGAATTCCTTCCCTCACACCAGGACATCTTTGGCAAGTGTGAGTTGGGTAGAGACAAGGGCTTTCTGGAAAGGAAAATAATGGGAGAAAAattctcttctcctttcttccatctCAGTTGAAGAATAAATGAAATAACTTAGTGCTTTGAGATCAGACAGCAGTTTTCTGCATTCTTCTCATGGCTGGGCGACCTCAAGGTCATTTTTAtcatagtgcttcagtgtagagaTGCAAACAGTGATTATTTATCACGGATCTTGCTTTTATGGTAATGTGTGCTGTGAGATTGGTGTAAATGCATTCCACCTCATGACACCACACTGGTTTGTACAGCAGCTTGATTAAGACGTGGAGTTTAAGGAATTGGAAGCTGAGCAGCAGTCACCTTCTCAGACAGTCATCACTGAAATCCTTACTAGGAAGAGGAGTCGAGGGTGCTGTTTTAATGAGTACTTCTGCTATTCCACCTTTCTAAAAGTACATGTTCACTGTAGAATCTGAGAGCCTAAATGTATTGTTGAGTGTGACTTATTGCTGTTGgagggattttcagaagagcatAAGGGTGCTtaactcccaatgaagtcagtgaatTAGATGCCTTACTGTTGAAAATCCAGCCTTTCATCACAGCACCTGAACTTCAGTCCAAGAGCAAAATACCTCCCTGTTGCTTCACTTCCCACAATTTGTCTTGTGGAAGTGCTGAGGAATAATTTGGCACCTTTCCACGTCCTGTATGACCATACTGCAACCACCAGGAACTGGGATCCTGAATACAGAATGTGGAATTGACAGAAAAACTGCTGCTACTCTGTGCTATACAGACATAGACTAATTAGTAGAAACTGCTTCAAGTTTAGTAGAAACTTCCTTAGCACCAGTCATAGCTTTATGCCTTTAAATATGCCATCAGTGCCACTTTCAGTGTCAGATGAGTTCCTGTAATGAGCAGATATGTGCTCAGTTTGTTTGATTCTGATTTGTACTGTAAATATTCTAAGGGATGAGATACTATAAATAAATTAGTGTTACTGTGGTGTGCTAAGAAAATTCTCATTTGCCTGCTCTAATCGGTCAGCTGACTTGAAACAGTTTTCTTTACGTCTCAGGTTTATCAAGTATGTATattggctttttatttttcttgaaatAAATCTCAAAGTATTACCATGTGACTGTGCTTTGTATAGATGGCTGCCTACCAACACTTGTAACCCTATGCAATGTAATTACTTTGACTATTGAAGTTATAACAGAGGCAAAACAAAAATGAGTGCTCTGTGCACAAACATCCAGTTTGcatgagaaaagagaaaaaaggagtTAGTTCCACTAATACAACAAGGAATCTGGTGCCACCTTAaagtctaacagatttatttgggcttaagctttcttgggtaaaaaaCCCAGTTCTTAGATGCTACGGGCCTCCTTGTTTTTTTTGTAGATacatactaacacggctaccacctGATACAGTTCCACTAATGTGGCCTTTGATTTCTGAAAGGGTGACATATTGTATCTGTAGCAATATCTCCTGAAGAATTCCAGCTGTCTGTCAGATTTGACTGAGGAACGTGCTCTGAATGCTTTTACAttgcaagctctctggggcacagGACTGTATTCCTATATCTCCACATAACCTCTAGCACATGATGAGTTTTACTGTAATACCAGGGCTGTGAATTGGTAAAATTACATATGTTTATATTGTATGAGACCATATACTCCCCTACTGTAGCTTTGCAGTAAGAGTGAAGTACTCTTATGGCTATTGGTAGTGGAAGTTCTGTAACTGGGGGCCAACAATGGAAaagccctgcttcccctccctgtcaATACAAGATTAAATGGGCTATCCACATCTGAAAGACCACTTGGTTCTTCCTGTTGCTTTCTACTTAGCACTGTAATCCATGGAGAGAAAGGATACAACCCCTTCTCCCAAAACTTTGAAATGTCTCTTTAGACAAAGTAGGACCCAACTGAAAAAACTTGTAAagaacagctatcaaatccttaTTTATTTTCCTAATAATTTTGTTTAGTTCAGGACCGAACTTTTCTGACCCTTAACAGAGTAACAGGGCAAATTCATGCAGCATCAGAATCTTTGGTTTATTTCTGATGCTTCATTTCTTGGAGTTATTTCAAGCTTTTATGGGAGCAAAGGAATCCTGCATTTTAATTGTTGTGCTGCTTCTCCTGTCCCTGTTAACAAACCAAAAAAGTAGAACAGCTGCCTGTAGCACAGTATGGGCATGTCCAGGAATAGATCTATTGCATAGGACAAGATCTGCACTTTAACATCTCATGACTAACACTGAAAGGCTATTTTGAAATAGTACTTTCATCCTGGATAGTAGAGCACTCAGTGGCTTTGTAAGTTACTGTAAATAATTTTCAAAGGCTTAGAACTGAATGCTGTTAAAGATAAGAGATTACACAACTGCAGCTGACTCTTCTTTTCTAGAAAAGCAAAACTAGActgattaatttcattggtgTGAGCACAGTTGGAAGCCATAATATAGAGCTAATGCTGGTTTAAGCCTGTTGGCGCGAGTCTTGAGCTGGTGTAAAACACAACAGCCCTGCCTTCCTATGCGTGCTTGGTGCGGGATGCAGACGGGCCGGCGTGCCCATACCGGCAGCGTGTCTGGCACTCAGCCGAGACACGCCCCGCACGTGGAAACCCGTGTTGTTTTGCCTTTCCCGAGTCCCGTGCCGCCACGAGGGGGCGCCGCCGCTTCTCGCCTTGCGGGCTGGCCCAGGGGTCCCTCGGCCGCGCCCCCTAGCAGCGGCCTGAGCACACGGAACCCTCGGGGCTGCGCACGCGCGACCACTAGTCGCTGTCACGGGCTTAGGGCCCTAACGCCTCGCCCGTTGGCTTCGCTTCTCGCACAAGCGCACATTGCCCCTTGCcccggaggggggaggggatgcgCGCATGCGCACTGTCCCCAGCGGAGAAGGGCTTTTATGAGCTTGCGCATTCCCCTCATTCCGTGAGTCGGGTTCCCCGCGCGCACGCGCGTCCTGTCTCCgttgccagcccctccccacggGTCTCTCGCGAGAGGCTGGGATTTATTCCTACGTGCTGTGCCGTGCTGCTCATGGCGGCGCTGGAGCGGGGGCGCTGAGCTGTTGGGGTAAGTGCGGCCCGAGGAGCGGCCCTGGAGCGCCGGCACCCGCCTAGTCGGGCTCTGTGAGCTCCGAGGGGCGGCGGGAGGGGCAGACGTGGCCTGAGAGCCGGCGTCTCCATCGTCTCCTCCGTCCAACGGTCCCGAGCTGGCggagcccctcccc
Coding sequences within:
- the SIKE1 gene encoding suppressor of IKBKE 1 isoform X3; translated protein: MFPTWEAGAYYCCLFSVLTMTCTIEKILTDAKTLLERLKDHDNAAESLIDQSTVLHKRVAAMKEIGTSLSEKVSIGDTILLCKRVIQMYVILGKSVPLFCKYQEDAADLKDISKYKPHILLSQENTQIRDLQQENRELWISLEEHQDALELIMSKYRKQMLHLIMGRKDVDAEPVLKVHEAHSLEIESHVDRICEMGEAMRKAVQVDDDQFCKIQEKLAQLELENKELRELLSISKETIEMRREELPDIASQATK
- the SIKE1 gene encoding suppressor of IKBKE 1 isoform X4; this translates as MRGPPGPGGGAEAAAEEEGMFPTWEAGAYYCCLFSVLTMTCTIEKILTDAKTLLERLKDHDNAAESLIDQSTVLHKRVAAMKEIGTSLSEKYQEDAADLKDISKYKPHILLSQENTQIRDLQQENRELWISLEEHQDALELIMSKYRKQMLHLIMGRKDVDAEPVLKVHEAHSLEIESHVDRICEMGEAMRKAVQVDDDQFCKIQEKLAQLELENKELRELLSISKETIEMRREELPDIASQATK
- the SIKE1 gene encoding suppressor of IKBKE 1 isoform X2; the encoded protein is MRGPPGPGGGAEAAAEEEGMFPTWEAGAYYCCLFSVLTMTCTIEKILTDAKTLLERLKDHDNAAESLIDQSTVLHKRVAAMKEIGTSLSEKVSIGDTILLCKRVIQMYVILGKSVPLFCKYQEDAADLKDISKYKPHILLSQENTQIRDLQQENRELWISLEEHQDALELIMSKYRKQMLHLIMGRKDVDAEPVLKVHEAHSLEIESHVDRICEMGEAMRKAVQVDDDQFCKIQEKLAQLEPKCRFCSLKIKSCGSCYPSAKKLSR
- the SIKE1 gene encoding suppressor of IKBKE 1 isoform X5, yielding MTCTIEKILTDAKTLLERLKDHDNAAESLIDQSTVLHKRVAAMKEIGTSLSEKVSIGDTILLCKRVIQMYVILGKSVPLFCKYQEDAADLKDISKYKPHILLSQENTQIRDLQQENRELWISLEEHQDALELIMSKYRKQMLHLIMGRKDVDAEPVLKVHEAHSLEIESHVDRICEMGEAMRKAVQVDDDQFCKIQEKLAQLELENKELRELLSISKETIEMRREELPDIASQATK
- the SIKE1 gene encoding suppressor of IKBKE 1 isoform X1; translation: MRGPPGPGGGAEAAAEEEGMFPTWEAGAYYCCLFSVLTMTCTIEKILTDAKTLLERLKDHDNAAESLIDQSTVLHKRVAAMKEIGTSLSEKVSIGDTILLCKRVIQMYVILGKSVPLFCKYQEDAADLKDISKYKPHILLSQENTQIRDLQQENRELWISLEEHQDALELIMSKYRKQMLHLIMGRKDVDAEPVLKVHEAHSLEIESHVDRICEMGEAMRKAVQVDDDQFCKIQEKLAQLELENKELRELLSISKETIEMRREELPDIASQATK